One region of Nitrospira sp. genomic DNA includes:
- a CDS encoding DegQ family serine endoprotease — translation MKRPTQSVSAIAGIAALGAALLWSYLPLTTSHASNPSPAAEERPATMTGILPAAGFADVAKTVTPAVVNITTSGAEEVADSTRPRGRMEDFFGSPFGPRRFGPPMEPRERRGGGQGSGVIVTPDGYVLTNNHVIAGAKTVTVTLPDKREFKGRIVGSDPKSDIAVVKIDGTQLPTVTWGDSSRLQVGEYVLAVGNPFGLNSTVTLGIVSALGRGHMGITQYEDFIQTDAAINPGNSGGALVNTRGELIGINTAIFSQTGGYQGVGFAVPTGMSKPIYESLVKTGKVVRGYLGVGIQDLNQELAKSFNVKGSNGAIVTDVKEEGPADKAGLKQGDVILSFQGTPIEDAVTLQRAVTRSSVGSKATVTVMREGREKDLTVTIGELPDNPQVAKAEAGPSEQPLAGLAVQELDRETAQELGIKGNIHGVVVTTVDPESDAERAGLMPGDVIREINRKPVTSMKDFDRAASDLKKGQTVLVLVNRRGASLYLSAKI, via the coding sequence ATGAAACGACCTACGCAGTCCGTCAGTGCCATTGCCGGCATCGCCGCCCTGGGCGCTGCCTTATTATGGAGTTATCTCCCGCTGACCACTTCACACGCCTCAAATCCGTCACCAGCGGCTGAGGAGCGCCCGGCGACGATGACGGGAATCTTGCCCGCAGCCGGATTTGCAGATGTCGCCAAGACGGTCACACCGGCCGTCGTGAACATCACCACGAGCGGCGCAGAAGAAGTGGCTGATTCCACACGCCCGCGCGGCCGGATGGAAGACTTTTTCGGATCGCCGTTCGGCCCGCGCCGGTTCGGGCCGCCGATGGAGCCCCGGGAACGCCGTGGCGGCGGGCAGGGATCGGGCGTGATCGTCACCCCCGACGGATATGTACTGACGAACAACCACGTGATCGCCGGAGCGAAGACCGTCACCGTCACGCTTCCGGACAAGCGGGAATTCAAAGGGCGCATCGTCGGCAGTGACCCCAAGAGCGATATTGCCGTGGTCAAGATCGACGGCACTCAGCTTCCGACAGTGACGTGGGGCGACTCCAGCCGCCTCCAGGTCGGTGAATATGTGCTGGCTGTCGGGAACCCGTTTGGTTTGAACTCCACAGTCACCCTGGGCATTGTCAGCGCCCTCGGCCGCGGACACATGGGCATTACGCAGTACGAAGATTTCATTCAGACGGATGCCGCGATCAATCCAGGTAACAGCGGCGGCGCATTGGTGAACACCAGAGGTGAGTTGATCGGCATCAACACCGCGATCTTCTCTCAGACCGGCGGCTACCAGGGCGTCGGCTTCGCCGTCCCCACGGGCATGAGCAAACCGATCTATGAGAGCCTGGTCAAGACGGGGAAGGTCGTACGCGGGTACCTGGGCGTCGGGATACAGGATCTGAATCAGGAGTTAGCCAAGTCGTTCAACGTCAAAGGAAGTAACGGCGCGATCGTCACCGATGTAAAGGAAGAGGGACCTGCAGACAAGGCCGGCCTCAAGCAGGGAGACGTGATCCTGTCCTTTCAGGGAACTCCGATCGAAGATGCCGTCACCCTTCAGCGCGCCGTTACAAGAAGCTCGGTCGGCAGCAAGGCGACAGTCACCGTGATGCGAGAGGGTCGTGAAAAGGACCTGACCGTCACGATCGGTGAACTGCCGGACAACCCGCAGGTCGCTAAGGCGGAGGCCGGTCCGTCGGAACAGCCGCTGGCCGGACTGGCTGTACAGGAGTTGGACCGGGAAACTGCCCAGGAGCTCGGGATCAAAGGCAACATTCACGGCGTCGTCGTCACGACCGTCGATCCAGAGAGCGACGCGGAGCGCGCCGGGTTAATGCCGGGCGACGTGATCCGGGAGATCAACCGCAAACCAGTCACCTCGATGAAAGATTTCGATCGGGCCGCATCGGACCTCAAGAAGGGGCAAACGGTGTTGGTGCTGGTGAATCGGAGAGGCGCGTCCCTGTACCTCAGCGCCAAGATCTAA
- the rimO gene encoding 30S ribosomal protein S12 methylthiotransferase RimO, translating into MASSLITPSRAKRDKPTIGFVNLGCSKNQVDSEVMLGTLVAGGFQLTGDARVAEVVIINTCGFIEEAKQESINSIIEHGRLKKSGSCRVLIAAGCLAQRYQGELLKELPELDGVVGTGEFGRIAEICRSLLAPKARQKRLWIGQPPYLYDAETPRIRLGTPHSAYLKIAEGCNRNCAFCAIPIMRGKQRSRPIESIVAEAKRLAHEGVKELNLISQDTINYGVDLGLKQGLTALLRELVTVKDVRWIRPFYLYPQQVTDELLDLYAGEAHITKYLDMPLQHISDGMLKRMHRLGDRKHVTKLVERIRTKIPGVFFRTAFIVGFPGETDAMFEELKQFILDMEFDRVAVFLYSDEEGTSAVDLDRKVDQAVMEERRNELLALQESISEAKNRDYLGRTMEVLVDGISEESDRLLECRHEGLAPEIDGVVFCDRSAGKPGEFISVTVTDVAGYDLIAQPVGRADAPTAAPAAPTLLMPKKSGAGYR; encoded by the coding sequence ATGGCCTCGTCATTGATTACCCCATCGCGCGCGAAACGCGACAAACCCACGATCGGTTTTGTGAACCTCGGTTGTTCAAAGAACCAGGTGGACTCCGAAGTCATGCTCGGCACCTTGGTCGCCGGCGGCTTCCAACTCACGGGGGACGCGCGCGTCGCGGAAGTCGTCATTATCAATACCTGCGGCTTCATCGAAGAGGCCAAGCAGGAATCGATCAACAGCATCATCGAACATGGACGGTTGAAGAAGTCCGGATCCTGCCGCGTCCTGATCGCCGCCGGGTGTCTGGCGCAGCGGTATCAGGGCGAACTGTTGAAAGAATTGCCTGAGCTGGACGGCGTCGTGGGAACGGGCGAGTTCGGGCGCATCGCGGAGATCTGTCGCAGTTTGCTGGCGCCGAAAGCTCGTCAGAAGCGACTCTGGATCGGACAACCGCCTTATTTATACGATGCCGAGACTCCACGCATTCGCCTCGGAACTCCCCACAGCGCCTATCTAAAAATTGCTGAGGGTTGTAACCGGAACTGTGCGTTCTGTGCGATCCCGATCATGCGCGGCAAACAACGGAGCCGTCCGATTGAATCCATTGTGGCAGAGGCGAAACGGCTGGCCCACGAAGGAGTGAAGGAACTCAATCTGATTTCCCAGGACACGATCAATTACGGGGTGGACCTCGGATTGAAGCAGGGGCTCACGGCGTTGCTTCGGGAACTGGTGACGGTGAAGGATGTGCGCTGGATCCGGCCCTTCTATCTGTACCCGCAACAGGTAACAGACGAGTTGCTGGATCTCTATGCCGGAGAGGCGCATATCACCAAGTATCTCGACATGCCGTTGCAACATATCAGCGACGGCATGCTGAAGCGGATGCACCGGTTGGGAGACCGCAAACACGTCACCAAGCTGGTCGAACGCATCCGCACCAAGATTCCCGGCGTCTTTTTCAGAACGGCGTTTATCGTCGGGTTTCCCGGTGAGACCGATGCCATGTTCGAGGAGCTCAAGCAATTCATCCTCGATATGGAATTCGATCGTGTGGCAGTGTTTCTTTATTCTGATGAAGAGGGCACGTCGGCCGTTGATCTCGACCGGAAAGTCGATCAGGCGGTGATGGAAGAACGCCGCAATGAGCTGCTGGCTCTGCAGGAATCCATTTCAGAAGCCAAGAACCGTGACTACCTTGGCCGTACGATGGAAGTCCTTGTGGATGGGATCTCTGAAGAATCGGACCGGCTGTTGGAATGCAGACACGAAGGGTTGGCGCCTGAGATTGACGGGGTGGTCTTCTGTGATCGCAGCGCGGGGAAGCCGGGAGAGTTTATTTCGGTCACCGTTACCGATGTGGCCGGCTATGATCTGATTGCCCAGCCGGTTGGGCGGGCCGACGCGCCGACTGCTGCGCCCGCTGCTCCGACTCTCCTCATGCCCAAGAAATCAGGGGCAGGCTACCGATAA
- a CDS encoding gamma carbonic anhydrase family protein, with amino-acid sequence MIRTFQGITPTIPQSCFIEETAVVIGDVVMGEECSAWFHAVIRGDVNYIRIGHRTNVQDLCMLHVTHDTHPLIIGDDVTIGHHVVLHGCTIQNRVLVGMGAIIMDGAVIGEDSVVGAGALITEGTVVPPKSLILGSPAKVKRPVTDQELAWIRESAQNYIRYSRQYLFGPDKPRPGFWV; translated from the coding sequence ATGATCCGGACATTTCAGGGCATCACCCCGACCATCCCGCAATCCTGCTTTATTGAAGAGACCGCCGTGGTCATCGGCGACGTGGTCATGGGCGAAGAGTGCAGCGCCTGGTTTCATGCCGTCATTCGCGGCGATGTGAACTACATTCGCATCGGGCACCGAACGAACGTGCAGGACCTCTGCATGTTGCATGTCACACACGACACGCATCCGCTCATCATCGGCGACGACGTGACCATCGGGCACCACGTGGTCCTGCATGGCTGCACCATTCAGAACCGCGTGCTGGTCGGAATGGGCGCCATTATCATGGACGGAGCGGTCATCGGGGAAGACTCGGTAGTCGGTGCCGGAGCATTGATCACCGAAGGCACCGTCGTTCCGCCCAAGAGTCTCATCCTGGGCTCACCGGCCAAAGTAAAACGCCCCGTTACCGATCAGGAACTCGCCTGGATCCGAGAGTCGGCGCAAAACTACATCCGCTATTCCCGCCAGTATCTCTTTGGTCCCGACAAACCTCGCCCCGGATTCTGGGTCTAG